The following coding sequences are from one Oryzisolibacter sp. LB2S window:
- a CDS encoding glycoside hydrolase family 3 C-terminal domain-containing protein gives MPKLRQCTLALAVGMAFATGAQGGTEAPRAPVHPWMSASIIAAQAAASSDAAREAIARERARKLIAAMTLAQKLQQLTGSVPEIVPELPECKGGRHVQAIAALGIPTFRVTNGPVGLGQNDCVSASIPPVLVTLPTGEEVDHSSYSHPSSAKATALPSAMAAAASFDESVAAAYGELIGTEMLNLALHEFEAPGMNLARLPILGRNFEYFGEDPYLTGRMSVAEIKAIQSKGLIAMAKHFLANEQETNRTTIQESIDRQVLRELYLLPFEMSVKDGRVASVMCAYNYVNGLPSCESRELLTDILRSDWGFTGYVQSDFFATKTMLGSMNAGMDFMMPTPQQWTPDALRAALADGTTVQARIDQALERRYTQMFKYGIFDRPVKATPIDFVANGRVARDIGTQSAVLLQNNGALPFSRAVQKVVVIGKATQVYAQQAVAGGSMVGKTMGAGGGSSDVVPHYTVSPVQGLQNVLRSLGNTSATVTLVTVEDDNSDLAAAVAAARDADAVIVMAGTISEEGADRATFTSTAGRTLAGSAAEGSGLDWYADRPSSIATTLQASNPAKNSQTVAMIKAIQAAAPTRTALVLKDNAGVAMDPALVGPGGPAILEVWFPGQEDGHIVADLLFGVKNPSGKLPVTFPFVGQGFLDNVSAAQYPGTVSADGGTNTVEYAERLHIGYRWYDANQVTPAFPFGHGLSYTTFSVSHARVVAKGDGYEVKATVRNTGRRKGQEVVQVYVSLPAQADGLGAPQPPRRLVGFRKVELAPGASREVTITVDPAASNHPLSVWSQAANRWVTPSGNYSFHVGNSSRNLSTVAFTR, from the coding sequence ATGCCCAAGCTACGCCAATGCACCCTGGCCCTCGCGGTCGGCATGGCCTTCGCGACGGGCGCCCAGGGGGGGACCGAAGCCCCCCGGGCCCCGGTCCACCCGTGGATGAGCGCCTCCATCATCGCGGCGCAGGCCGCGGCAAGCTCGGATGCCGCACGGGAGGCCATCGCCAGAGAGCGCGCCAGAAAGCTGATCGCCGCGATGACACTCGCGCAGAAGCTGCAGCAACTGACGGGCTCGGTCCCCGAGATCGTTCCCGAGCTGCCCGAGTGCAAGGGCGGCCGCCACGTGCAGGCCATCGCCGCGCTGGGCATCCCGACGTTTCGCGTCACCAACGGCCCGGTCGGTCTGGGCCAGAACGACTGCGTGTCGGCGTCCATCCCCCCGGTGCTCGTGACCCTGCCCACGGGCGAGGAGGTCGACCATTCCTCATACTCCCATCCCTCTTCGGCCAAGGCGACCGCGCTGCCATCGGCCATGGCCGCGGCCGCCTCGTTCGACGAATCCGTGGCGGCCGCCTATGGCGAGCTCATAGGCACGGAGATGCTGAACCTCGCACTGCACGAGTTCGAGGCCCCCGGCATGAACCTCGCGCGCCTGCCCATACTGGGCCGCAACTTCGAATACTTCGGCGAAGACCCCTACCTGACCGGCAGAATGTCGGTCGCCGAGATCAAGGCCATCCAGTCCAAGGGGCTGATCGCCATGGCCAAGCATTTCCTCGCCAACGAGCAGGAAACCAACCGCACCACGATCCAGGAATCCATCGATCGCCAGGTGCTGCGCGAGCTCTACCTGCTGCCCTTCGAGATGTCGGTCAAGGACGGCAGGGTGGCCTCGGTCATGTGCGCCTACAACTATGTCAACGGCCTGCCCTCGTGCGAGAGCCGGGAGCTCCTGACCGACATTCTGCGCAGCGACTGGGGCTTCACGGGCTATGTCCAATCCGACTTCTTCGCCACCAAGACCATGCTCGGTTCCATGAACGCGGGCATGGACTTCATGATGCCGACCCCGCAGCAATGGACGCCGGACGCACTGCGTGCGGCCCTCGCCGACGGCACGACAGTCCAGGCACGGATCGACCAGGCGCTCGAGCGGCGCTACACGCAGATGTTCAAGTACGGCATCTTCGACCGGCCCGTCAAGGCGACACCGATCGACTTCGTCGCCAATGGCAGGGTGGCGCGCGACATTGGCACGCAATCGGCCGTGCTGCTGCAGAACAACGGAGCGCTGCCGTTCAGCCGGGCCGTGCAAAAGGTGGTGGTGATCGGCAAGGCCACCCAGGTCTACGCACAACAGGCGGTCGCGGGTGGCTCCATGGTCGGCAAGACCATGGGCGCCGGCGGCGGCAGCTCCGACGTGGTGCCGCACTACACCGTCTCCCCGGTCCAGGGGCTGCAAAACGTGCTGCGCTCGCTCGGCAACACCAGCGCCACGGTGACGCTGGTGACCGTCGAGGACGACAACAGCGACCTGGCCGCGGCCGTCGCCGCGGCCCGGGACGCCGATGCCGTGATCGTGATGGCCGGCACCATCTCCGAGGAGGGCGCCGACCGCGCGACCTTCACGAGCACGGCCGGCCGGACGCTCGCGGGCAGCGCGGCCGAGGGCAGCGGCCTCGACTGGTACGCGGATCGCCCGAGCAGCATTGCCACGACACTGCAGGCCAGCAACCCCGCGAAGAACAGCCAGACCGTGGCCATGATCAAGGCCATCCAGGCCGCGGCACCGACCAGGACGGCCCTGGTCCTCAAGGACAACGCGGGCGTGGCCATGGACCCTGCCCTCGTCGGACCGGGCGGGCCAGCCATCCTCGAAGTCTGGTTTCCCGGCCAGGAGGACGGCCACATCGTCGCCGACCTGCTGTTCGGCGTGAAAAATCCGTCGGGCAAGCTGCCGGTGACCTTCCCGTTCGTCGGCCAGGGCTTTCTCGACAACGTTTCCGCGGCTCAGTACCCCGGCACGGTGTCGGCCGACGGGGGGACGAACACCGTCGAATACGCCGAGAGGCTGCACATCGGCTACCGCTGGTACGACGCCAACCAGGTCACTCCCGCCTTCCCCTTCGGCCATGGTCTGTCCTACACCACATTCAGCGTGAGCCATGCGCGCGTGGTCGCCAAGGGCGACGGGTACGAGGTGAAGGCGACGGTCCGCAACACGGGCCGCCGCAAGGGGCAGGAGGTCGTGCAGGTCTACGTCAGCCTGCCCGCGCAGGCCGATGGCCTCGGAGCCCCGCAGCCGCCCAGGCGCCTCGTGGGCTTCAGAAAGGTGGAGCTGGCACCAGGCGCCTCCCGTGAGGTCACGATCACCGTCGACCCCGCCGCGTCGAACCATCCGCTGAGCGTCTGGAGCCAGGCCGCCAACCGGTGGGTCACGCCGAGCGGCAACTACAGCTTCCACGTAGGCAACTCGTCGAGGAACCTGAGCACGGTGGCGTTCACGAGATAG
- a CDS encoding GMC family oxidoreductase N-terminal domain-containing protein, which produces MSELYDYIVIGSGSAGGTLAARLSEDGQRRVLLLEAGDSHKSMMVDMPAGWGAMTYNPAFSWMHETEPEAWAGGRRLMMPRGKRVGGSSSINGMIYIRGHRHDYADWVAAGATGWSWAELLPYFIRTEDNQRIRNRLHGQGGVLTVADLPSIHPTTKAMLEAANQAGLELVDDFNDGEAKGAGVFQVNMLGGRRSSIARNAIEPALQRPNLKLVTKAFVRRIVIEGQRATGVEYQLPGGAVQTARAGAEVLLCAGAIQSPQLLMVSGLGPAAQLRDFGITVVADLPGVGENLQDHACVPLSWRMKPGVPSMNGNFRGLGLAGSVLRYMFTRGGPMTSPPAEFGAYLKSDPALPYNDIQVFGLPVTGNAEAQTDKSKSPQPDAFSGMTLAPYQVRPFSRGSVRLKSADAAVHPALRMNYLADERDRRALLWALRFLRDMARQPALAALVEAEIRPGPEVRTDAEWLDWLAPHLTTGYHPVGTCRMGRADDPLAVCTPDLKVRGVQGLRVIDASVMPNVICGNTNATAVVIGDKGSDLVLGRPALEPLND; this is translated from the coding sequence ATGAGCGAGCTGTACGACTACATCGTCATCGGCTCCGGTTCGGCCGGTGGCACGCTGGCCGCGCGCCTGAGCGAGGACGGCCAGCGGCGCGTGCTGCTGCTCGAAGCCGGCGACAGCCACAAGTCGATGATGGTGGACATGCCGGCCGGCTGGGGCGCGATGACCTACAACCCGGCCTTCTCCTGGATGCACGAGACCGAGCCCGAGGCCTGGGCCGGCGGGCGCCGCCTGATGATGCCGCGCGGCAAGCGGGTCGGCGGCTCGTCGTCGATCAACGGCATGATCTACATCCGCGGCCACCGCCACGACTACGCAGACTGGGTGGCCGCCGGCGCCACGGGCTGGAGCTGGGCCGAGCTGCTGCCCTACTTCATACGCACCGAGGACAACCAGCGCATACGCAACCGGCTGCACGGACAGGGCGGCGTGCTCACGGTGGCCGACCTGCCCTCCATCCACCCGACCACCAAGGCCATGCTGGAGGCAGCGAACCAGGCCGGCCTCGAGCTGGTGGACGACTTCAACGACGGCGAGGCCAAGGGCGCGGGCGTGTTCCAGGTGAACATGCTGGGCGGCCGGCGCTCCTCCATCGCCCGCAACGCGATCGAGCCGGCGCTGCAGCGCCCCAACCTGAAACTCGTGACCAAGGCCTTCGTGCGCCGCATCGTCATCGAGGGCCAGCGCGCCACGGGCGTCGAGTACCAGCTGCCCGGCGGCGCCGTGCAGACCGCGCGCGCGGGCGCCGAGGTGCTGCTGTGCGCGGGCGCCATCCAGTCGCCGCAGCTGCTCATGGTCTCGGGCCTGGGCCCGGCCGCGCAGCTGCGCGACTTCGGCATCACCGTCGTGGCCGACCTGCCGGGCGTGGGCGAGAACCTGCAGGACCATGCCTGCGTGCCGCTGTCCTGGCGCATGAAGCCGGGCGTGCCGAGCATGAACGGCAACTTTCGCGGCCTGGGCCTGGCCGGGTCGGTGCTGCGCTACATGTTCACGCGCGGCGGGCCCATGACCAGCCCGCCGGCCGAGTTTGGCGCCTACCTCAAGAGCGACCCGGCCCTGCCCTACAACGACATCCAGGTCTTCGGCCTGCCGGTCACGGGCAACGCCGAGGCCCAGACCGACAAGAGCAAGTCACCCCAGCCCGACGCCTTCTCGGGCATGACGCTCGCGCCCTATCAGGTGCGGCCGTTCTCGCGCGGCTCGGTGCGGCTCAAGAGCGCCGACGCCGCCGTGCACCCGGCCCTGCGCATGAACTATCTGGCCGACGAGCGCGACCGCCGCGCCCTGCTGTGGGCGCTGCGATTCTTGCGCGACATGGCCCGGCAACCGGCGCTGGCCGCGCTGGTCGAGGCCGAGATACGCCCCGGCCCCGAGGTGCGCACCGATGCCGAATGGCTGGACTGGCTGGCCCCGCACCTGACCACGGGCTACCACCCGGTCGGCACCTGCCGCATGGGCCGCGCCGACGACCCGCTGGCCGTCTGCACGCCCGACCTCAAGGTGCGCGGCGTCCAGGGCCTGCGCGTGATCGACGCCTCGGTCATGCCCAACGTGATCTGCGGCAACACCAACGCCACCGCCGTGGTGATTGGCGACAAGGGGTCCGACCTGGTGCTCGGCCGCCCCGCCCTGGAGCCGCTGAACGACTGA
- a CDS encoding acyl-CoA dehydrogenase, with translation MNFDFSDDQNALREQLRKFLAKESPVALARQVMEHKGTHADAVWAGLASLGVTALMLPEPCGGAGLGAMELCVAAEEIGRQLSPVPLASTLYLATQAVLLGASAEQQQRWLPRVADGAAGTLAAPLDGAPDLTALPRFDGSTLSGKAALVADGLIAQWAVVLAVDAAHRPVLVLSALASGVARRALATLDPSKPFAELTFDATPAEALDAGADALALLARVRDRAAILLAFEQLGGADAALEMAAAYARERKAFGRTIGSYQGIKHKLADIYTANQMARAHCYYGAWALAADAANPAEPAPELALAAASARVAATLAYGLAAQENIQTHGGMGYTWELDCHLFYRRARQQAVLLGNQHVWRERIAAELEARLDAPAGGASTSTRGPATEGSMDFDDSPAEAAFRAECRAWLDANATLKTRPDDFFGAGQRPEARMQAARDWQARKAAAGFGAITWPRALGGRGGTPMQELIWRQEEGRYNVPTGFFNVSLGMVIPSVMAHASDAVRAAHIAPALSGQHLWCQLLSEPGAGSDLGMVRTRAERCVDDASGQSGWRLNGQKVWTSLAQFAQYGLVLARTNPDLPKFEGLTTFFIDMKSPGVTVRPIRQAGGESEFNEVFLEDVFVPDSQMVGQPGGGWKVTLTGLMSERLAIGGVMPAELWRTTAEMLRETPFLGASALRDGRMRERLADLYLNAQALWLLQCRALTALSKGKEPGPEMSGAKNVAAHTLQGFSYFAIDLQGERGVLAASELGERFALVERLWFGAAGMRIAGGTDEIVKNSIGERVLGLAPEPRTDKGVPFNQLGR, from the coding sequence ATGAACTTTGACTTTTCAGACGACCAGAACGCGCTGCGCGAGCAGCTGCGCAAGTTTCTCGCCAAGGAATCGCCCGTCGCGCTCGCGCGCCAGGTGATGGAGCACAAGGGCACGCATGCGGACGCGGTCTGGGCCGGTCTCGCCAGCCTGGGCGTGACGGCGCTGATGCTGCCCGAGCCATGCGGCGGCGCCGGGCTCGGCGCCATGGAGCTGTGCGTGGCGGCCGAGGAGATAGGCCGCCAGCTGAGCCCGGTGCCGCTGGCCTCCACGCTGTACCTGGCCACGCAGGCCGTGCTGCTGGGCGCGAGCGCAGAGCAGCAGCAACGCTGGCTCCCGCGCGTGGCCGATGGCGCGGCCGGCACGCTGGCCGCGCCCCTCGATGGCGCGCCGGACCTGACGGCGCTGCCGCGCTTTGACGGCAGCACGCTCAGCGGCAAGGCGGCCCTGGTGGCCGACGGCCTGATCGCCCAATGGGCGGTGGTGCTGGCCGTGGACGCGGCCCACAGGCCGGTGCTGGTGCTCAGCGCGCTCGCCTCGGGCGTCGCGCGGCGTGCGCTGGCCACGCTGGACCCGTCCAAGCCCTTTGCCGAGCTGACGTTCGACGCCACGCCGGCCGAGGCGCTGGACGCCGGCGCCGACGCCCTCGCGCTGCTGGCGCGCGTGCGCGACCGCGCGGCCATTTTGCTGGCCTTCGAGCAACTCGGCGGTGCCGACGCCGCGCTGGAGATGGCCGCCGCCTACGCGCGCGAGCGCAAGGCCTTCGGCCGCACCATAGGCTCCTACCAGGGCATCAAGCACAAGCTGGCCGACATCTACACCGCCAACCAGATGGCGCGCGCGCATTGCTACTACGGCGCCTGGGCGCTCGCGGCCGACGCGGCCAACCCGGCAGAGCCCGCGCCCGAGCTCGCACTGGCCGCCGCCAGCGCCCGCGTGGCGGCCACGCTGGCCTACGGCCTCGCGGCGCAGGAGAACATCCAGACCCACGGCGGCATGGGCTACACCTGGGAGCTCGACTGCCACCTGTTCTACAGGCGCGCGCGCCAGCAGGCCGTGCTGCTGGGCAACCAGCATGTCTGGCGCGAGCGCATCGCGGCCGAGCTCGAGGCCCGGCTCGATGCGCCCGCGGGCGGCGCCAGCACCAGCACGCGCGGCCCGGCCACCGAGGGCTCGATGGACTTCGACGACTCGCCCGCCGAGGCCGCGTTTCGCGCCGAATGCCGCGCCTGGCTGGACGCCAACGCCACGCTCAAAACCCGCCCCGACGACTTCTTTGGCGCGGGGCAAAGGCCCGAGGCCCGCATGCAGGCGGCGCGCGACTGGCAGGCGCGCAAGGCGGCCGCGGGCTTTGGCGCCATCACCTGGCCGCGCGCCCTGGGCGGGCGCGGCGGCACGCCCATGCAGGAGCTGATCTGGCGCCAGGAAGAGGGCCGCTACAACGTGCCCACGGGCTTCTTCAACGTCAGCCTGGGCATGGTGATCCCGTCGGTCATGGCGCACGCGAGCGATGCTGTGCGCGCCGCCCACATCGCGCCCGCGCTGTCGGGCCAGCACCTGTGGTGCCAGCTGCTCAGCGAGCCCGGCGCCGGATCGGACCTGGGCATGGTGCGCACACGCGCCGAACGCTGCGTCGACGACGCCAGCGGCCAGAGCGGCTGGCGCCTCAACGGCCAGAAGGTCTGGACCTCGCTCGCACAGTTCGCACAATACGGGCTGGTGCTCGCGCGCACCAACCCCGATCTGCCGAAGTTCGAGGGCCTGACCACCTTCTTCATCGACATGAAGAGCCCGGGCGTCACGGTGCGACCGATCCGCCAGGCCGGGGGCGAGTCCGAGTTCAACGAGGTGTTCCTCGAGGACGTGTTCGTGCCCGACAGCCAGATGGTGGGCCAGCCCGGCGGCGGCTGGAAGGTCACGCTCACCGGCCTCATGAGCGAGCGCCTGGCGATCGGCGGCGTGATGCCCGCCGAGCTCTGGCGCACCACGGCCGAGATGCTGCGCGAGACGCCCTTCCTCGGCGCCAGCGCGCTGCGCGACGGCCGCATGCGCGAGCGCCTGGCCGACCTCTACCTCAATGCCCAGGCGCTGTGGCTGCTGCAATGCCGCGCGCTCACCGCCTTGAGCAAGGGCAAGGAGCCCGGCCCCGAGATGAGCGGCGCCAAGAACGTGGCCGCGCACACGCTGCAGGGCTTCAGCTACTTCGCCATCGACCTGCAGGGCGAGCGCGGCGTGCTCGCGGCCAGCGAGCTCGGCGAGCGCTTCGCCCTCGTGGAGCGGCTGTGGTTCGGCGCGGCCGGCATGCGCATCGCGGGCGGCACGGACGAGATCGTCAAGAACAGCATTGGCGAGCGCGTGCTGGGCCTGGCGCCCGAGCCGCGCACCGACAAGGGCGTGCCCTTCAACCAGCTGGGGCGGTAA
- a CDS encoding alpha/beta hydrolase fold domain-containing protein, whose amino-acid sequence MPGAWAAAAAGLSAAIGMCWTLAALLRRRGSLDARSGLYMIVSLMGSELAVVLAAGALVLAGLFWLLGAARHPAGQFALLLHGVAVAGLAWAWLRGLGAGHRIDAVTGVTTPAGPRKLDPAHWLSPMRFADRRVQWLRDLPYVEGAEGIDGSDPLQRLDVIKPRTPADRPRPVLINIHGGGWIIGNKGTQSMPLLMHMARCGWLVIDADYRLSPKVAMPEHLIDVKRVIAWARRHAAEHGGNPDYLVITGGSAGGHLAALAALTANRPEFQPGFEEVDTTVQAALPLYGKYDFLGQRQADAVFERFMLDKSIMPGPPASHGALWRAMDPASQVHADAPPFLLLHGSHDALIPPEEAQWFAQRLRAVSRQPVLYAELPHAQHAWDVPHSLRSDLTVEALQRHLQRQHEVWQRRGGASHGAGAQA is encoded by the coding sequence ATGCCGGGCGCTTGGGCGGCGGCGGCCGCAGGGCTGAGTGCGGCCATCGGCATGTGCTGGACGCTGGCTGCGCTGCTGCGCCGCCGGGGCAGCCTGGATGCACGCTCGGGGCTGTACATGATCGTCTCGCTCATGGGCAGCGAGCTGGCCGTGGTGCTGGCCGCGGGCGCCCTGGTTCTGGCGGGCCTGTTCTGGCTGCTGGGCGCGGCCCGTCATCCCGCGGGCCAGTTCGCCCTGCTGCTGCATGGCGTGGCCGTGGCGGGCCTGGCCTGGGCCTGGCTGCGGGGCCTGGGCGCGGGCCACCGCATCGATGCCGTGACCGGTGTGACGACCCCCGCCGGCCCGCGCAAGCTCGACCCCGCGCATTGGCTCAGCCCCATGCGGTTTGCCGACCGCCGCGTGCAATGGCTGCGCGACCTGCCCTACGTGGAAGGAGCGGAAGGCATAGATGGGAGCGATCCGCTGCAGCGCCTCGATGTCATCAAGCCCCGCACGCCGGCGGACAGGCCAAGGCCGGTGCTCATCAACATCCACGGCGGCGGCTGGATCATCGGCAACAAGGGCACGCAGTCCATGCCGCTGCTCATGCACATGGCACGCTGCGGCTGGCTGGTGATCGATGCCGACTACCGCCTGAGCCCCAAGGTGGCCATGCCCGAACACCTGATCGACGTCAAGCGCGTCATCGCCTGGGCCCGCCGCCACGCGGCCGAGCATGGCGGCAACCCGGACTATCTTGTCATCACGGGCGGGTCGGCGGGCGGCCACCTCGCGGCACTGGCCGCACTGACCGCCAACCGCCCCGAATTCCAGCCCGGCTTCGAGGAGGTGGACACCACCGTGCAGGCCGCCCTGCCCCTGTACGGCAAGTACGATTTTCTGGGCCAGCGCCAGGCCGATGCCGTGTTCGAGCGCTTCATGCTCGACAAGAGCATCATGCCGGGCCCCCCAGCCAGCCACGGGGCGCTCTGGCGCGCCATGGACCCGGCCAGCCAGGTCCATGCCGACGCGCCACCGTTTCTGCTGCTGCACGGCAGCCACGATGCGCTGATCCCGCCCGAGGAGGCGCAGTGGTTTGCCCAGCGGCTGCGCGCCGTGTCGCGCCAGCCCGTGCTCTATGCCGAGCTGCCCCATGCCCAGCATGCCTGGGACGTGCCGCACTCACTGCGCAGCGACCTGACCGTCGAGGCGCTGCAGCGCCATCTGCAGCGCCAGCACGAGGTCTGGCAGCGGCGCGGCGGCGCATCGCATGGGGCCGGAGCGCAGGCATGA
- a CDS encoding amidohydrolase family protein → MPDFDLVIRAGTIVDGSGGPSRQADVGIVGDRIVAVGTRLAAGREEIDARGLLVTPGFVDVHTHFDGQATWDARLWPASQHGVTTAVMGNCGVGFAPCRPADRETLIELMEGVEDIPGSALAEGLAWDWESFPQYLDALARRPRDIDIAALLPHGPLRVYAMGERAVRREAASAEELAAMQRLVREGLAAGAVGLSTSRTMAHRTKRGEHTPTFEAAREELVGLGRALAGHPSAVFQMISDFDEPEAEFDILRRVCRETGCAGTLTVVQYDHKPRFHEQLLDMIARANADGERITGQVIGRPVGVLLGFDTSLNPFSCRPAYVPLADLPIAERIARLRRPEVREAILSQADHEPHVFMQYYGQAFGRMFPLDGDQPDYLPPPSASVAARAERAGREPAEWLYDYLLEGDGTALVYLPMANYSDSDGSAIETLLSHPHTVPALGDGGAHVGTICDASATTFLLTEWVRRRRVFTLEQAVHMLTQRPAALYGLHDRGRIAPGLKADINLIDFDALALGRPTMVRDLPAGGRRFLQAARGYRATLVSGHLTYRDGVAGAALPGRLVRGVAG, encoded by the coding sequence ATGCCCGACTTCGACCTCGTCATCCGCGCCGGCACCATCGTTGACGGCAGCGGCGGCCCGTCACGGCAGGCCGATGTCGGCATCGTCGGCGATCGCATCGTCGCCGTCGGCACGCGGCTGGCAGCGGGGCGCGAGGAGATCGACGCGCGCGGCCTGCTCGTGACGCCGGGCTTTGTCGACGTTCACACCCATTTCGACGGCCAGGCCACCTGGGACGCGCGCCTGTGGCCGGCCTCGCAGCATGGCGTGACCACGGCCGTGATGGGCAATTGCGGCGTGGGCTTTGCGCCATGCCGGCCTGCGGACCGGGAGACGCTGATCGAACTCATGGAGGGCGTGGAGGACATTCCCGGCAGCGCCCTGGCCGAGGGCCTGGCCTGGGACTGGGAGAGTTTTCCGCAGTACCTCGACGCGCTCGCGCGCCGGCCGCGCGACATCGACATTGCCGCGCTGCTGCCGCATGGCCCACTGCGCGTGTACGCCATGGGCGAGCGCGCCGTGCGCCGCGAGGCGGCCAGCGCCGAGGAGCTCGCCGCCATGCAGCGCCTGGTGCGCGAGGGCCTGGCGGCCGGTGCCGTGGGCCTGTCGACCTCGCGCACCATGGCGCACCGCACCAAGCGGGGCGAGCACACGCCGACCTTCGAGGCCGCGCGCGAGGAGCTCGTGGGGCTGGGCCGGGCGCTGGCCGGCCACCCGAGCGCCGTGTTCCAGATGATCTCGGACTTCGACGAGCCCGAGGCCGAGTTCGACATCCTGCGCCGCGTCTGCCGCGAGACCGGCTGCGCCGGCACGCTCACCGTGGTGCAGTACGACCACAAGCCGCGGTTTCACGAGCAGCTGCTGGACATGATTGCCCGCGCCAACGCCGACGGCGAGCGCATCACGGGCCAGGTGATAGGCCGGCCCGTGGGCGTGCTGCTCGGCTTCGACACCTCGCTGAATCCGTTCTCCTGCCGGCCCGCCTATGTGCCGCTGGCGGATCTGCCCATCGCCGAGCGCATCGCCCGGCTGCGCCGGCCCGAGGTGCGCGAGGCCATCCTGAGCCAGGCCGACCATGAGCCCCATGTCTTCATGCAGTACTACGGTCAGGCCTTTGGGCGCATGTTTCCGCTCGACGGCGACCAGCCCGACTACCTGCCGCCGCCCTCGGCCTCGGTGGCTGCCCGCGCCGAGCGCGCGGGGCGCGAGCCCGCCGAGTGGCTGTACGACTACCTGCTCGAGGGCGACGGCACGGCCCTGGTCTACCTGCCCATGGCCAACTACAGCGACAGCGACGGCAGCGCCATAGAGACGCTGCTCTCGCACCCGCACACCGTGCCCGCGCTCGGCGACGGTGGCGCCCATGTCGGGACGATCTGTGACGCGAGCGCCACCACCTTTCTGCTGACCGAATGGGTGCGCAGGCGCCGCGTCTTCACGCTCGAGCAGGCGGTGCACATGCTCACGCAGCGCCCGGCCGCGCTCTACGGCCTGCATGACCGCGGCCGCATCGCCCCGGGCCTCAAGGCGGACATCAACCTGATCGACTTCGACGCGCTGGCGCTCGGCCGGCCGACCATGGTGCGCGACCTGCCCGCCGGTGGCCGGCGCTTTCTGCAGGCTGCGCGCGGCTACCGCGCGACGCTGGTGAGCGGGCACCTCACCTACCGCGACGGCGTAGCGGGCGCGGCCTTGCCCGGGCGCCTGGTGCGGGGTGTGGCCGGCTGA
- a CDS encoding NAD(P)-binding domain-containing protein, translating into MSRPRPSRTGSPHSIAIIGAGTSGVVCAKVLRQHGLEVQVFEKGSYVGGLWRFGNDNGMSSIYRSLHINTSKRVMELSDYPMPEHMAEFPSHAEIIEYFESYVDHFRVREAIRFNTEVLRVDKHEQGGWQLRLRESDGSESTQRFSHVVVANGHHWDPRMIDFPGRFDGVQFHAHHYIDLHQPHALAGKRVVVIGAGNSAMDIACELGQAVRAHAGSGQGPARVILSQRSGVWIAPKVLGNRPQDRSVRHPMKRPGRWERLRRRFIPRSWRLAAYNMLAEHLLRSVTGDPQRVGLKPPRERFSQRHGTVSQDIHARLIHGDITPRGNITELLGDRVRFEDGSIEPVDVLIHCSGYRISFPFLDPELLSAPGNDIALWQRMIDPRHPGLFFVGLVQPKCAMMPIAELQSSFIADLLCGGYELPTRETMEVELRAMHEGIKAGFTRSESHTIQIDCDEYSHDLYREWDRGRRR; encoded by the coding sequence ATGAGCAGGCCCAGGCCGTCCCGGACGGGATCCCCCCACAGCATCGCCATCATTGGCGCCGGCACCAGCGGCGTGGTCTGCGCCAAGGTGCTGCGCCAGCATGGCCTCGAGGTGCAGGTGTTCGAGAAGGGCAGCTATGTGGGCGGGCTCTGGCGCTTCGGCAACGACAACGGCATGAGCTCCATCTACCGCTCGCTGCACATCAACACCAGCAAGCGGGTCATGGAGCTGTCGGACTACCCCATGCCCGAACACATGGCCGAGTTTCCGAGCCACGCCGAGATCATCGAGTACTTCGAGTCCTATGTGGATCATTTCCGCGTGCGCGAGGCGATCCGCTTCAACACCGAGGTGCTGCGCGTCGACAAGCACGAACAGGGCGGCTGGCAGCTGCGGCTGCGCGAGAGCGATGGCAGCGAGAGCACGCAGCGCTTCAGCCATGTCGTGGTCGCCAACGGCCACCATTGGGACCCGCGCATGATCGACTTTCCGGGCCGTTTCGACGGCGTGCAGTTCCACGCGCACCACTACATCGACCTGCACCAGCCGCACGCCCTCGCGGGCAAGCGCGTGGTCGTGATTGGTGCGGGCAATTCGGCGATGGACATCGCCTGCGAGCTCGGCCAGGCGGTGCGCGCCCACGCGGGCTCGGGCCAGGGGCCGGCGCGCGTGATTCTGTCGCAGCGCTCGGGCGTGTGGATTGCGCCCAAGGTGCTGGGCAACCGGCCGCAGGACCGCTCCGTGCGCCACCCCATGAAGCGCCCGGGCCGGTGGGAGAGGCTGCGCCGCCGCTTCATTCCGCGCAGCTGGCGCCTGGCGGCCTACAACATGCTGGCAGAGCATCTGCTGCGCAGCGTCACCGGAGACCCGCAGCGCGTGGGCCTGAAGCCGCCCAGGGAACGCTTCTCGCAGCGCCACGGCACGGTGTCGCAGGACATTCACGCACGGCTGATCCACGGCGACATCACGCCGCGCGGCAACATCACCGAGCTCTTGGGCGACCGCGTGCGCTTCGAGGACGGCAGCATCGAGCCCGTGGATGTGCTCATCCACTGCAGCGGCTACCGCATCAGCTTTCCCTTTCTGGACCCCGAGCTGCTGAGCGCGCCGGGCAACGACATAGCCCTGTGGCAGCGCATGATCGATCCGCGCCACCCCGGCCTGTTCTTTGTCGGCCTGGTGCAGCCCAAGTGCGCCATGATGCCCATCGCCGAGCTGCAGTCGAGCTTCATCGCCGACCTGCTGTGCGGCGGCTACGAGTTGCCCACGCGCGAGACCATGGAGGTGGAGCTGCGCGCGATGCACGAGGGCATCAAGGCCGGCTTCACGCGCTCGGAAAGCCACACCATACAGATCGACTGCGACGAATACAGCCACGACCTGTACCGCGAATGGGATCGCGGCCGCCGGCGCTGA